The proteins below come from a single Microbacterium sp. SLBN-154 genomic window:
- a CDS encoding mycofactocin-coupled SDR family oxidoreductase, giving the protein MAGRVEGKVALITGAARGQGRSHALRLAEEGADIIAVDLCAPVPNLQYPPATEEDLAETVRQVEALDRRIVATKTDVRDRDAFKAAIDEGVAALGRLDIVVGNAGICIIAAYDEVTPQIWDDTIATNLTGVFNTVQLSAPHLISAGGGSIILTSSAAGLKGLPFLAPYVASKWGVTGLGKAFAAELAVHNIRVNTLHPTGVATPMGEMGNAFPPLLEKNPNLGGMLTNMLPVQVTEPRDQSNAVLFLASDEARYVTAMAMTVDAGNTQY; this is encoded by the coding sequence ATGGCTGGACGAGTCGAAGGCAAGGTCGCGCTCATCACCGGAGCCGCCCGCGGACAGGGGCGCAGCCACGCGCTCCGGCTGGCAGAGGAGGGCGCCGACATCATCGCCGTGGACCTCTGCGCCCCCGTGCCGAATCTGCAGTATCCGCCTGCAACGGAGGAAGACCTCGCCGAGACGGTTCGACAGGTCGAGGCGCTCGATCGCCGGATCGTTGCGACGAAGACCGACGTCCGCGACCGGGATGCCTTCAAGGCCGCGATCGACGAGGGCGTCGCCGCGCTGGGCCGACTCGACATCGTCGTCGGCAACGCCGGCATCTGCATCATCGCCGCCTATGACGAGGTGACTCCGCAGATCTGGGACGACACGATCGCCACCAATCTCACCGGTGTGTTCAACACCGTGCAGCTCTCGGCGCCGCACCTCATCTCGGCGGGCGGAGGTTCGATCATCCTGACCAGCTCGGCGGCCGGGCTCAAGGGTCTGCCCTTCCTCGCCCCCTACGTGGCGTCGAAGTGGGGCGTGACCGGCCTCGGCAAAGCCTTCGCGGCGGAACTCGCGGTTCACAACATCCGGGTCAACACCCTGCACCCCACGGGTGTCGCCACGCCGATGGGCGAGATGGGCAACGCCTTCCCGCCGCTGCTGGAGAAGAACCCGAACCTTGGGGGGATGCTCACCAACATGCTTCCGGTCCAGGTCACCGAACCTCGTGATCAGTCGAACGCCGTCCTGTTCCTCGCCAGTGACGAAGCCCGGTACGTCACCGCGATGGCGATGACCGTCGACGCCGGGAACACCCAGTACTGA
- a CDS encoding mycofactocin-coupled SDR family oxidoreductase, with product MGVLEGKVAFITGAARGQGRAHAIRLAQEGADIIAVDIAAQIDSVAYPMATPEDLEETVRLVEELDRRIHAVPADVRDRAALQAAFDGGVASLGGCDIVLGNAGIAPLSMHPTEQEWFDVIDVNLTGVYHTVEVAKQALIDRGGGAIVLTSSTAGLAGIGGATPGGLGYTAAKHGVVGLMRSYANQLAQYSIRVNTIHPTGVDTPMVVNDVMQEFLQSDPQLSNAMANALPVPMLDAVDISNAVLFLVSDAGRYVTGVTLPVDAGFLNKR from the coding sequence ATGGGAGTCCTCGAAGGCAAAGTCGCCTTCATCACCGGAGCGGCGCGCGGTCAAGGTCGCGCGCACGCCATCCGTCTCGCCCAGGAGGGCGCAGACATCATCGCGGTGGACATCGCCGCGCAGATCGACTCCGTCGCCTACCCGATGGCGACACCCGAGGATCTGGAAGAGACCGTGCGGCTGGTCGAGGAACTCGATCGCCGTATCCACGCAGTGCCGGCCGACGTGCGCGATCGCGCAGCCCTGCAGGCCGCGTTCGACGGCGGAGTGGCCTCGCTGGGCGGGTGCGACATCGTGCTCGGCAACGCCGGCATCGCTCCCCTGTCCATGCATCCCACCGAGCAGGAGTGGTTCGACGTCATCGACGTTAACCTCACCGGGGTCTACCACACGGTCGAAGTTGCCAAGCAGGCCCTCATCGACCGCGGCGGGGGTGCCATCGTGCTCACCAGCTCCACGGCAGGCCTCGCCGGAATCGGCGGCGCGACACCCGGCGGGCTCGGGTACACGGCGGCTAAGCACGGCGTGGTCGGTCTCATGCGCTCGTACGCGAACCAGCTCGCGCAGTACAGCATCCGTGTGAACACGATCCACCCCACCGGTGTGGACACCCCGATGGTCGTGAACGACGTCATGCAGGAGTTCCTCCAGAGCGATCCGCAGCTCAGCAACGCCATGGCCAACGCCCTGCCGGTGCCGATGCTCGACGCGGTCGACATCAGCAACGCCGTCCTGTTCCTCGTCTCCGACGCCGGCCGCTACGTCACCGGTGTGACGCTGCCCGTCGACGCCGGGTTCCTCAACAAGCGCTGA